The genomic interval ACGATGGGCGTCGCGATCCCCCACCTGATGGTGGATCTGCAGATCACGGCGCTTCAGGCGCAGTGGCTGACCACATCGTTCATGCTGACGATGGCGATCGTGATCCCGATCACCGGATTCCTGCTGCAGCGGTTCACGACGCGCGCGATGTTCGTGACGGCCATGAGCCTCTTCTCGGCGGGAACACTGATCGCGATGCTGGCGCCCGGATTCCCTGTGCTGCTCGTGGCGCGAGTGGTGCAGGCCTCGGGCACCGCGATCATGATGCCCCTGCTCATGACGACGATCATGACTGTCGTTCCACCGCAGTCCCGCGGCCGGATGATGGGCCGGGTCAGCGTCGTGATCTCGCTCGCCCCCGCGATCGGCCCGACGCTCTCGGGCTTCCTCCTCGACACCGTCGGGTGGCGCGCGATCTTCGCCGTCGTGCTGCCGATCGCGCTGCTCGCGCTGGGCGTCGGCGCGCGCTGGATCCACAACCTCGGCGATACGATCAACGCCCCCATCGACGTCCTGTCGGTGATCCTTTCCGCACTGGGATTCGGCGGCATCGTCTACGGACTGAGCCAGATCGGTGGTGCCGCGGCGCATACGACGGATGCGGCCGAAGCGGCGGCGAGCGCCAATTCCACCATCGCGCTCGTGATCTCGCTGTCAGTGGGTGCGGTCGCGCTCGGGCTGTTCATCTGGCGTCAGCTGCGACTGCAGAGGGTGGACGACGCGCTGCTCGATCTGCGGGTCTTCCTCTCGGCGAACTTCTCGCTGTCGATCGGTCAGATGGTGCTCCTCTCGATCGCCTTCTTCGGTGCCATCACCGTCATTCCGCTGTACATGCAGAACGTCCTCGAGGTCTCGGCCTTCGAGACCGGATTGGTGGTGCTGCCCGGCGCCCTCGTGATGGGCCTCACCGGTCCGTCCATCGGGCGGATCTACGACCGCTGGGGCAGCCGGGTGCTGCTCGTACCCGGATCGATCATCGCAAGCGCCACGCTGTGGGTCTTCACGACGTTCGACGAGACGACGCCTGTGTGGGCGGTCGCGGTGGCGCAGACCGTGCTCTCACTCGGACTCGCGATGTCGTTCACCCCGCTGTTCACGGCATCCCTCGCCTCGCTCGAGCGCCGCTTCTACTCCTACGGCTCGGCTGTCGTCGGCACGGTGCAGCAGGTCGCCGGCGCCGCCGGCATCGCCCTGCTCATCGCGGTGTACTCGGCGGTGTCTGCCGACGCCTTCGCCGCCGGCGCCTCTCAGGTCGAGGCCGATGCGGCAGGCGCTCACATCGCCTTCATGATCGCCGCGATCGTGTCGGTCCCGCTGATCGTGGGGGCGTTCCTCATCCGCAAGCCCGACGAGGAGCCGTTCCCGCCCGTCGCCGCCCACTGACCCGTCGCCGCTGATCGGCGCGGGCATCCCAGCGTGCGTGCCAAGCTGGTCGCACGCGCCGGAGTGCACTCGACCGGCCGGTGAGGAGGTCCCCATGATCGTCGTCCCGCCCACGATCGACGAAGCCGAAGGTCACGCCGCCGAGATGTACGAGGGCGATCTCAGTGGCGACGGATTCGTCTACAGCCACACCCAGGTGATGGCGATCAATCCCGAGGCGCATCAGGCCTTCGAGGCTCTGATCGGCGCCATCGTGCCTTCCATCGGCGTGCGCGATTACGAGCTCGCCACCCTGGCCGCGGCGCGCGCCATCCGGTCACCGCACTGCCTGCTGGCCCACGGGCGCAAGACCCTGCGGGCGGGTGCGCTGAGCGCCGAGCAGCTGGAGCGCGTCGCGCTGGACTACGAGACCGCGGGACTCGACGCGGCCGATGTTGCGGTCATGCGCTTCGCCGAGAAGCTGTCGACGGATGCCGCGGCCATGACCGATGCGGATTCCCAGTCGCTTCGCGACCACGGTTTCAGCGACCGGCAGATCCTCGACCTCGCACTCGCGGCGGGGGTGCGCAACCTGTTCAGCCGCACGCTCCAGGCGCTCGCGGTGCCTGTCGAAGACGTGCCGGGGCTCAGTCCCGAACTGACAGCAGCTCTGCTGTCGCCCGTCTCGGACCGATAGCGCGGATCAGTCGATCGCGCAGGACGAGCCGCCGCAGCAGGATCCCGCGGACTCGACGACGGTCAACAGGTTCTTCTCATCACCGATGGGCTGCAGACCGATGGTCTGGAGGGTCGGCGCCGGATGCTGCGAAGTCGTCATGGTTCGATGCTACCCGTCCGTGCCGGCGGCAGGCGGCATCCGGACTCTCCTAGGCTCGGCCCTATGGACGATGCGCCCGCCTCGATGCGCTGGTGCCTGAGCCGCCACGGCCCTGCGATCTGCACGCGCCCGATCGGTCACGCCGGGCTGCACAACCGGGCGGGAACCTCGCTGATGTGGTCGGATCGTGAGGCCGATCCGGCGTTGTGTCCGGCGTCCGGCATGCCTGCGGTCGCCGCCGCCGAGTCGGCCGACGGGTTCCCGCACGGCCGTGCGCTCTGCCCGACGTGCCTTGCATTCGTCCGGCTCACCGACGACGGCAGACTCTGGAACCACGACTCGTTCCGGGGCACCCGCAGCGAGGCCGAGAGCGCGCAGCGCGCCGAGTGGTTCAACTCCCACGGCTGGGACGACCCTGACGCCTCAGCTCTCCAGTAGCTCGCCGTTCGTCTGGCAGGTCGGGCAGTACTGCGCCGCCGCGCCCGAGAACACATACTCGTGGATCGTCCCCCCGCAGACCGGGCACGTCTCGCCGGTGCGCCGGTGCACGCGCAGCGCCGCATGCTTGGCCGCACGGAGTTCCGCAGGAGGGATGCCGCGACGGGCCGCTGTCGCGTCGAGCAGCACAGCCCGCATCGCGGTGAAGAGCCGCTCGACCTCTCCGGCCGAGAGAGACGCGGCATGCACCACGGGCGAGAGGCGCGCGGCGTGGAGGATCTCGTCCGAGTAGGCGTTGCCGATGCCCGCGAGGGCGGTCTGGTCCTGCAGGAGTGCCTTGATCTGCTTGCGGCGTCCGGCCAGGATGCCGGCGAACTCCGCTTCGGTGAACTGCGGCGCGGTCGGGTCCGGACCGAGCTTCGCCACGGCCGGCACATCGTCGGGCGCCTTCACGACGTGGATCGTGAGGGCCTTCCACTGGCCGGCATCCGTGAGATCGAAGCCGGGGCCGGAGGATCCGGCCGAGAGACGCACGCGTGCCATCAGCGTCGCATCGCCCGCCCGCTTGAGGTCGCCGGGCGCCGAGTCGTGCCACAGCACCCAGCCGTCGTGGCCGAAATGAACGATGACGTGCAGGATGCCGGCATCCGTCGTCTCGACCGCGAAATCGAGCATCTTCGCGATGCGGGTGACGCCGGAGATGCGTCCGCCGAGCAAGACGCCGATCGGTGGAGACTGCGTCTTGAGCGCCTTCGGCAGGAGCACGTCGACCGTGCGGACGGCGGCAGCCGTCGTGCGCGCATCGAGGAAGTTCGCGAGCTCCTGGACCTCTGGGGACTCCGGCATGCGCCCATGATTCCACGAACGGCGACGCCGTAGCCTCGCACCGTGGCCGACGCCGCGCTCACCGGTTCCGCGCGGCCGATCGTCGCGACGCGCGGGGCCCCGCAGTGGAGCTGCCGGGGTCGGCGTGGAGCGGGCGAAGTCAGTTGACGGCTGAGGTGAGTCGTGCGATCCCGTCGAGGAAGGTGGCTTTGCCGGGTTCGCGTTTCCATTCCTCGAGCGTGAGCTGGCGGCCGGCATCCCGGTAGCCCTGCTCCACCTCCCGCATCCCGGCGACGAACGACTCGCCGAGCACCATCAGCGAGACCTCCATGTTGAGGCTGAACGAGCGGATGTCCATGTTGGATGATCCGATCACGGCGATGTCGTCGTCGATCGAGAAATGCTTCGAGTGGAGGATGTAGGGCGCGGGGTAGAGGAAGATCTTCACGCCCGCCTCGAGCAGCGCATCGTAGTACGACCGCTGGGCGTGATACACGAGCCCCTGGTCGCCGATCTCGGACACGAACAGCTGCACCTCGAGGCCCCGCTGGCAGGCCGTGGTGATCGCGTAGACCATGGCCTCGTCGGGCACGAAGTACGGCGACGTGAGGATCACCTTCTCGGTCGCACCGTAGATCAGCGACAGGAACAGTCGCAGATTGTTCTCGGTCTGGTAGCCGGGGCCGGACGGCACCACCTGGCACACGAGGGCATCCGCCGACGTGCTGGCGACGACGTCCTTCGCCGGCAGGTGCTCGGTGTCGAGCAGGTTCTCACCCGTCTCGATGAGCCAGTCCGAGAGGAAGACCGCGTTCACGGATGCGACGACGGGCCCCGTGAGCCGGGTGACGAGCTCCTGCCACTTCAGGCCGCGCTTGATGTTCTTCTCGGAGTTGTACGTGCGGTCGATCAGGTTCTGCGAACCCAGGAACGCGACCCTGCCGTCGACCACGACGATCTTGCGGTGATTGCGGAGGTCCGGGCGCTGGTACTTGCCCTTGAAAGGCATCACCGGGAGCATCCACTCCCACTTCACCCCTATCCGGTCCAGCTCGGCGAAGGTCTCCTTCGAATGCGCCATCTTGCGCGATGAGATGTGGTCGGCGAGCAGCCTCACACTCACACCGCGCGCGACCGCCTGCTCCATCGCGGAGAAGAACCGACGAGTGGTGTCATCCCACGACACGATGAAGAACTCGACGTGCACCCACTTCTGCGCCCTTTCGATCTCGGCCGCCATCGCGTCGATGGACGCCTGATAGTCGCCGTACAGTGTCGCGTCGTTGCCGCCGAGCGCGGGCAGGGCCGTGAGATCCTCATTCTGCTGCGCGATCCGCTGGAACCACCGCGGCCACGTCGACTCGTCGGCGATGACGCTGCCGGCGTTCGCCGCCCGCCCTTTGATGAGCGAGTCGATGCGCGCCTGTTCGTCCCGCCTCTTCTTCGGCAGGCGGAAGTTGCCGATGAGCAGGAACAGCAGAATGCCGACGAAAGGTATGAGGAAGATGGCGAGCAGCCAGGCCATCGCAGCGGTCGGCTTGC from Microbacterium pumilum carries:
- a CDS encoding DNA-formamidopyrimidine glycosylase family protein, translating into MPESPEVQELANFLDARTTAAAVRTVDVLLPKALKTQSPPIGVLLGGRISGVTRIAKMLDFAVETTDAGILHVIVHFGHDGWVLWHDSAPGDLKRAGDATLMARVRLSAGSSGPGFDLTDAGQWKALTIHVVKAPDDVPAVAKLGPDPTAPQFTEAEFAGILAGRRKQIKALLQDQTALAGIGNAYSDEILHAARLSPVVHAASLSAGEVERLFTAMRAVLLDATAARRGIPPAELRAAKHAALRVHRRTGETCPVCGGTIHEYVFSGAAAQYCPTCQTNGELLES
- a CDS encoding MDR family MFS transporter, producing MAATDTNPGTDSISLPATKAPALSREQNRVIWLLLAAAFVAILNETTMGVAIPHLMVDLQITALQAQWLTTSFMLTMAIVIPITGFLLQRFTTRAMFVTAMSLFSAGTLIAMLAPGFPVLLVARVVQASGTAIMMPLLMTTIMTVVPPQSRGRMMGRVSVVISLAPAIGPTLSGFLLDTVGWRAIFAVVLPIALLALGVGARWIHNLGDTINAPIDVLSVILSALGFGGIVYGLSQIGGAAAHTTDAAEAAASANSTIALVISLSVGAVALGLFIWRQLRLQRVDDALLDLRVFLSANFSLSIGQMVLLSIAFFGAITVIPLYMQNVLEVSAFETGLVVLPGALVMGLTGPSIGRIYDRWGSRVLLVPGSIIASATLWVFTTFDETTPVWAVAVAQTVLSLGLAMSFTPLFTASLASLERRFYSYGSAVVGTVQQVAGAAGIALLIAVYSAVSADAFAAGASQVEADAAGAHIAFMIAAIVSVPLIVGAFLIRKPDEEPFPPVAAH
- a CDS encoding carboxymuconolactone decarboxylase family protein yields the protein MIVVPPTIDEAEGHAAEMYEGDLSGDGFVYSHTQVMAINPEAHQAFEALIGAIVPSIGVRDYELATLAAARAIRSPHCLLAHGRKTLRAGALSAEQLERVALDYETAGLDAADVAVMRFAEKLSTDAAAMTDADSQSLRDHGFSDRQILDLALAAGVRNLFSRTLQALAVPVEDVPGLSPELTAALLSPVSDR
- the cls gene encoding cardiolipin synthase yields the protein MDGTLLANLIWAIAFFADLAIKVLALIFIPRHRKPTAAMAWLLAIFLIPFVGILLFLLIGNFRLPKKRRDEQARIDSLIKGRAANAGSVIADESTWPRWFQRIAQQNEDLTALPALGGNDATLYGDYQASIDAMAAEIERAQKWVHVEFFIVSWDDTTRRFFSAMEQAVARGVSVRLLADHISSRKMAHSKETFAELDRIGVKWEWMLPVMPFKGKYQRPDLRNHRKIVVVDGRVAFLGSQNLIDRTYNSEKNIKRGLKWQELVTRLTGPVVASVNAVFLSDWLIETGENLLDTEHLPAKDVVASTSADALVCQVVPSGPGYQTENNLRLFLSLIYGATEKVILTSPYFVPDEAMVYAITTACQRGLEVQLFVSEIGDQGLVYHAQRSYYDALLEAGVKIFLYPAPYILHSKHFSIDDDIAVIGSSNMDIRSFSLNMEVSLMVLGESFVAGMREVEQGYRDAGRQLTLEEWKREPGKATFLDGIARLTSAVN